One Mucilaginibacter ginkgonis genomic region harbors:
- a CDS encoding SRPBCC domain-containing protein: MNKPGRNVLTAIVEIKASLEKVWNCWNDPDDIKQWNNCDADWENLHVENDVREGGRFLFAMAKKDGGEHFNFEGYYDKVIPQQLLTYTLTDGRKSEVHFSGYNPVTITEHFEPVAELPSAMQLKFCEAVHQSFKRYIENTDN; encoded by the coding sequence ATGAACAAACCAGGCCGAAACGTTCTGACAGCCATTGTTGAAATTAAAGCATCGCTTGAAAAAGTATGGAATTGCTGGAATGATCCCGACGATATTAAACAATGGAATAACTGCGATGCCGATTGGGAAAATTTGCACGTAGAAAACGACGTTCGCGAAGGCGGTAGATTTCTGTTTGCGATGGCGAAGAAAGACGGCGGTGAACATTTTAATTTTGAAGGCTATTACGATAAGGTGATCCCGCAACAGTTACTAACCTACACACTTACAGACGGCCGCAAGAGTGAGGTACACTTTAGCGGCTACAATCCGGTCACGATAACCGAACATTTTGAACCCGTTGCAGAGCTTCCATCCGCAATGCAGCTGAAATTCTGCGAGGCGGTGCATCAGAGTTTTAAACGATACATAGAGAACACGGACAATTAA